From the Mobula birostris isolate sMobBir1 chromosome 22, sMobBir1.hap1, whole genome shotgun sequence genome, the window ccctgaatgttgagctcccatccttggtcaccctggtcaccatgtctctgtgatcccaactatatcatattcattaataacaatctgcacttttaattcatccaccttgttacgaatgctccttgcattgacacacaaaaccgtcaggcttgcttttacaacactcttagcccttatacaattatgttgaaaagtggccctttttgatttttgccctggatttgctggcctgccacttttacttttcaccttactactttttgctactaccctcattttacaccctctgtctctctgcacttgttcccatccctctgttgtgaactaacctcctctctcctagtctctttaatttgattcccaccccccaaccattctagtttaaagtcacctcagtagccctcgcaaatctccccaccaggatattggtccccctaggattcaagtgtaacccgtcctttttgtacaggtcacacctgcgccaaaagaggtcccaatgatccaaaaacttgaatccctgccccctgctccaatccctcagccacgcatttaaccttcacctcattgcattcctgcTCTCACTGttgcgtagcacaggcagtaatcccgagattattatCTTtgtagtcctttttctcaactcccttcctaacgccctatattctcctttcaggatctcttcccttttcctacctatgtcattggtacctatatgtaccatgacctctggctcctcaccctcccacttcaggatatcttggacgcgatcagaaatatcccagaccctggcaccagggaggcaaactaccatctgggtctctggactgcgtctacagaatcgcctatctgacctccttactatcgagtcccctattactactgccctcctcttcctttccctacccttctgagctacagggccggactctgtgccggaggcacggccactgtcgcttcccctggGTAAGCtgttcccccccaacagtactcaaacaggagtacctgttgttaaggggcacagccaccagggtactctctattacctgacttttccccttcccccttctaaccgtgacccacttgtctgcctcccgtggccccggcgtgaccacctgcctgtaactcctatcaactcctcactctccctgactagacgaaggtcattgagctgcagctccagttccctaacgcggtccgttaggagctgcatctcggcgcacctggtgcagatgtggatgtctgggaggcttggagactccaggacctcccatatCCGACACcgacaacaagctgccctcacactcatactgcccctctcctcaaataataaaaaatgaataccaaaccttcctcgcctcgcccgtttccgcctaagcccattgagacAAAGCCTttactctgctcccggctcacttcacagcccgcaaactacgctgcccgctgtataaggctctgttccttttaagtcttccgcgcttcactgcccgacgtcacacacctgtgcagtcccgcctctctgaacaccGATGGAAAAAGCaaccgaaaaattcaaaaatggcttcctccatACTCCCGCtccaattctcagacttccttctccgaatgGGTGGGAATtcaacccaggtcactggtactgtaaaacgttgtgctaaccactacactaccgtgcgatgggaattgaacccgggtcactggtactgtaaagcgttgtgctgaccactacactaccgtgcgatgggaattgaacccgggtcactggtactgtaaagcgttgtgctgaccactacactaccgtgcgacgggaattgaacccgggtcactggtactgtaaaacgttgtgctgaccactacactaccgtgtgatgggaattgaacccgggtcactggtactgtaaaacgttgtgctgaccactacactaccgtgtgatgggaattgaacccgggtcactggtactgtaaaacgttgtgctgaccactacactaccgtgtgatgggaattgaacccgggtcactggtactgtaaaacgttgtgctgaccactacactaccgtgcgatgggaattgaacccgggtcactggtactgtaaagcgttgtgctgaccactacactaccgtgcgatgggaattgaacccgggtcactggtactgtaaagcgttgtgctgaccactacactaccgtgcgatgggaattgaacccgggtcactggtactgtaaagcgttgtgctgaccactacactaccgtgggatgggaattgaacccgggtcactggtactgtaaagcgttgtgctaaccactacactaccatgccatcctATTAGGATACCCCCATTACCACTTGCCCCTCACCAGTATTATTCAGTTAACACACCTTAAGGAATTAGACGCAACATTAATAAAATAAAGTAATTGCACTTTACATGTGAATTTTATTAAGACAGTTGCATTTTTCCAAACTTTATATGACACATTTAAATCCCCCATTGTTTTATAGCTGAATATTATGTAAATTAATACTTAAATATATTTCTACATTCAACATCAAATTAAAATAGGCAAATCATCAGCCTTGTAGACTCAACAGTATTTCGCAGCTCCCTTTGGTTATGAAATaacctcacactcagcagaagtgtTTTGAGAATTTAGGGTGTCAGTTGTAGCTCATTTAGTGCACGCTTGCCGGCGAACAGCTAGTGTGCCATGACAGTATAGATACTGGAGCGGAGGCTTTGTTCTGCTTCAGCTGAAGTGTACAAGGGAGGTATCCTCACTCTCTTCATAAAACTGACTTTCTTGGCACTCAGCTCACTGAAGTTTGTGCCATTCGCTGTGAGGAACATGTTTGCTTTAGTGTCAACCTTGAATGTACTTCAAAAACTCTGCGGCTGGCAGTAGGATGTTTTGTGATATCTTGTGCTCAATCTGCACATTTAGCACCAGTGATCACGGATGAATTCTTCCTTCCGTGCGTCTTAGATCTTTATATATCTTTTACTTTCTGCGCTCTCTATAGAAATAGATTGTAtatgtacagtattgtgcaaaagtctaagcCATATACGTACAGCTAGGgagcctaggacttttgcacagtactgtagtaattttatgtattgcactgtgtactgctgccataaaggaAATATATACATATGTGAgtcatgataaacctgattctgatctgggtctgtattgtggattgaaagtgggaagggggcagggaaaggggaatcatgttttggaagaagggagggagcaggaagcaacagagagatattctgtaaagatcaataaaccagttgttcaGAATGAAATGACCTTGCCTTGTGTCTGCGGGTTGGGTGCATCTGCATTTGTGCCACTGACTGTCCTACACCCCTCTTGCAGCACTCCACACacatcattcccaacaccctttgctcctgccagattcacAAAGTCGCAGTCCGCTCCATGTTGCCAaacacagtacagtgcaaaaatctgaggcaccctagctatcttgtatgtacttttgcacagtactgtatatataacTATAACTATATACAATGTGACTAAATAACATTAATTATATgtaatatataattaaataacattaaataattatatattatataattaattttatatataatatataaatatacaataTATAATCTACTTTCATAGAGAGTGGAGAAAGTTGAGGGGAGACTTAACGGAGGCACTCTAATTCAATTAAAATGTTTCATGATTAAGAGAAACTTCTATGTGGTCCAACGATGTGTTGGCAGAAACCTCCCAGCATGGTGTTGTGATCTAGGATTCACGTATTTTCCGATAATAGATGCCATATCAATGTTTCTAGTGCCCTGCCTAACATTGATCCAAACATCACCATAAAACAGACCATCTGTTCACTTATCTCAGTAAAATCTTTACCGTGCAAAGGGTGACAAGAGCAGGTTCAACAGTAACTTTCCAAAAGGCATTCCATAAATATATGCAAGGGCTGTGAGAGCAGATGTAATGGGACTAATCAGAGAGCTTCCTATCCTAGAAGAGCTGGCACAGGCACTGTGAACACATGGCCACTGCCTGTGCTGTCCAAGTGATTCAAGTCCTTTAAGAATGCTGCTTTGCAATCATTAATCACACTGAGGACTTCAGGACTGGTGCTACAGTGTTTTGCAACAAGAAACCTGAGAGATACTACTTAGGCAAGTGTAAACAGTCATCCGAGTAAAGTGATTCGTGAACCAGATCTTGTGATGACTGAGGGATTTaataaaattattaaatatttCTCTTTACTCTGAACTTGAACAGTTTATTGCACAATTTAATATCCCCTATATAAGTTATCAATCAAGTACAAAATGTTCCTGCGCCTAAGACTTGATTTTCTGACTCTATGGGTGAAAAGCTTGAAGAACATTGCATGGTCGTGTGAATCAAATTGCTGCTTGCtacaggcagaagccagaataagaaggtagggggaggggagaaagaaatacaatgcaacaggtgatagatggaactgggagggggaagggagggaagtaCAGCTCTTTACAATTCCTTTggtgattgttgggacaagaATTAAACGTGGGATACTGAAAGTGTAATTAAATTCCCCATAAAATCCTGTATTCTGTTGCCTTTCCCGAGAGACACTGAATCATTTTTGTTTTTCCCTCTGATGACCTACTGCATCACATCGGAATTGATTCTGGTAATTATTGCACCTTCTTGTACCTCTACAATCTCCCTCCATTTACCTCAGGGAGTCAGGAATCAATACTATTATAAGTCTTTAAAAGCACACAATTGTATATTCCTCTGTTCGTAATATTTTAGTAGCTTAGGCGCCTTGAGGATTTCCAGTTCATGAAGCCGATCTGCAGATAGGGAGAACTCGTCTGGTCCTTCACCGCATCCGCCTTCGTTGGGATAGCTGGAATACCCAGGATGAACCATTAACTCCATAGTCAATATGGTATCATCTTGTCTTTGGGCATCCGCAGGAAAATCTTCCAACCACTGGTGTTGCTTCACTTTCCTTGTTGCTATGCCGTTTTCTATGGCTGTCTGGAGATTGGACACTGACATATCCTTCCCCATTGTCGTTAGGCCAATGTAGATATCGGGCCACCTAGGGAGATGGGGGATAAAAATGGTTGTCGTTAGAATAAAATGTAATACAAAGCTCTTAACACGCACAAAGGAGACCATTGACATAGTGTGACAGTCGGTTTTCAAATGGGGCAGAACTTGCAGAAATAAGAGCAGTTTACCATCTCCATGGGTCATATCCATCCTACAGACCTAGCATTAGTATTCCAAATCATTTGACTGGTAACATGATTAACTACTGAACTTATTAGTGACAATTTTGTATTTATGCCCTGTCATTTCTGGACTCTGAAAGAGATGCACCACAATGAAAGACCCTTCTGCCAAACGAGCCCACCTGCCcaattcatctttggaatgtgggaggaaaccggaacacacGTGCTGCCacgggagaatgtagaaactcctcacagagGCTGGCGGGAAAGGAACCCCGGTTACTGGTGGTGTAAACAGTTATGCTAAATGCCATGCTACTGTGTCACCCCATGTCCTTcaatcataagatacaggagcagaattaggccattttacctttcagtctgctccgctatttcatcacagctgatccattttccctctcagccgtattctcctgccttctctctatatcccttcatgccctgaacaaacACACCCACatctacctgtggcaatgaattcctgattcactgctctctggctaacgaaattccttatctccgttctaaaaggacacccctctattctgaggctgccccTCTGGTcataagaaatatcctctccacatccgctgtcttgaagcctttcaacattcgataggtttcaatgaggtcacccctcattcttctgaattatagtgagtacaggcctacagccattaaacactccttaCATGACAAATCTttcgatcctggaatcatttgtgtgaacttcctttgacccctctccaatgtcagtgcatcctctcttagataagggcccaaaactgctctcaatactccaagtgaagcctcaccaggccttataaagcttcaacattacacccttgcttttatattcttgtcctcctgaaatgaatgctaacattgcatttgccttcctcaccactgactcagcctgcaaattaacctttagagaatcctgcacaaggactcccaagtccctttgcaccccagattttttgaattttctcccagtttagaaaatagtccacgtcTTTTTCTTCTCCAGATCAAATCCTTTAATCATCTCCAGATCTCCTCTCAGTTCACCTCTGGAGAGAAACAGATCTCAGGATGAGCTTGAGCCAGTCAGGATTGGAGCAATGGAAGGAAAGGAAGGGTCTTgctccaaaatgctgactgttcatttcttccacagatgctgcctgatttactgagtTCAGTTCCATTCCTCGAGAAAGGACTCCCTGTTCTTGCTTTATTAACACTTGTTGCTGCTTTTTAGATCAGGTTTCTAACTGGGATTTCAGTTCCCCAACTGTGAGTGGAACAGTTATCCACTGTGAATAGGAGCTGTCTGTTTAACAGTAACTCACAGTATGTGTAAGATATTTAGTGCAGTGATAGGTTTATTTTTGTAGAATACTTGATGTAAATGTAGGATTAAATATTTGTGTAGATGTGgttaactcaaagttcaaagtaaattatattatcagagtacacacacgtcaccatgtacaaccctgagtttcatttgcCTGTGGACGTGCTCAGCaactctatagaatagtaactataacaggattaatgaaagatcaaccagagtgcagaagataacaaaccgtgcaaatgcaaatagaaataagtagcaataaataccaagaacatgagataaagatcccttaaagtgagatcattggttgtgagaacatctcaGTAGATGAGTGTTGTTGTCTACTTCTATTCAACatctgaggggtagtaactgttcctgaacctggtgtgtgagtcctgaggctcttgtaccttctacctgatggcagcagcaagcaaAGAGCATGGGATGTGTAGTgggaatctctgatgatggatgctgctttcctatgacagcatttcatgtggatgtgctcaattaAATGAAATTAAATGACTAAATGAAGAGTGATGTGTGTTATATAGAAACTTTAACAGCTACACCCATACTAATGGATGAACAAAGTTctgtctgttttaaatggatattaAACAGCAGAGAATTGGGCATCAGATCCAAACATCGTTGGGCTTGGCCCCTACCCTTGAACTGCTATCTGATCAGCCATGGAGGATCAGTTTTGCTAGTCTGCTGTGTCCTGGACTCCTTCGATGTGGTCTGCACAGAAAAGGTCCAGATATTAATATTCACATTCGTCTTTCTTTCACATTTATCCCTCACATCTTTTTTGCCCCATTGTCTGCAAAACTAGGTAATAAAAAGACCATTTCTGTGTGAAGCGAAATTTTAGAATgagaatcagtttaatatcaccggcatatgtcattaaatttgttaactttgcagtagcagtacaaggcaatacataatagtagaaaaaaaacaaattacagtaaatatacatTAAACTTAAGTtcaattagtgcaaaaaaaaaagaaataaaaaagcagtgaggtagtgtttaatgtccattcagcaaTCGGATAGCAGAAGGGAGAAGTTGTTCCCGAATCGTTTTGAAGGCATTGCTCCTCGATGATGTCCTGGACACTGTGGAGGctagttagtgcccatgatggagctgactgagttcacaactctctacagcttattttgatcctgtgcagtggctccccaCCAtaacagacaatgatgcagccagttagaaagctctccacagtacatctggtGGGTATCTGCGAATGGTGCGCAACCCATGCATAGCTGACTGAGAGTTGGGAGTTAAACTTAACCCAGACCATGTAAAGTAGTAAATGTGTATAGAGCTTAGGACacctcagcacagtacaggcccttaagCCTACAATTTTGTGCTGGCCTTTTTACATACGCTTTAGATCAATTtaacaacaccccccccccccaccctccatagTTAACCAGTTTTCTTTCATTTCTGTGCCTACCTAAATGTTTCTCAACAGTTCATTCAAGGATTCTCTATCTATACATTCAGTTTcctttattatgtattacattgtactgctgatacaaagttaacaaatttcacaacatatgccaatgatatcaaacctgattctgatcatctttaatgtccctaatgtatctgcctctaccacttgcAAAAaatcttgcctctgacatccccccatatactttcctccagcTACTGTAAAATTATTCCCCTCACTACAAACAATGACCACATTTACAATGATATTCAAGTTCCACAGTCACTGATTGATTAATACTAGCTTTTCACTCGGGTTTACATTTTAAAAGTTTTGATTTGTTTGTTGCACATACATCAGACACACTGAAATGCAGCATTTGTGTCATCCACCAACACAGTCTGGGCATGTGCCAGGGGCAGCTCGCAGACTACAGAAAAAAATGGTCTGATATCCCCTCACCCCTCTTTTTTACtcgttatatatctgaaaaaatgttttgtatccttttttatattattggctagcttactttcatatttcatcttttctctctttatggatttgtagttaccttctgttggtttttaaaagcttcccaatcctctatattTCCACTAATTTTTCTTTTACtaattttactccactgtaataccaatTCATCCGAGACATCCGATAGTAGCTTCTCCTCctcaactgcagggtgaattcagtCATAATATGATCACcgcctccaaagggttccttcaTCTTATGCTCCCAAtcaaaacacccaatccagaattgccgttcccccagtgggctcaaccaaaaGTTGTTCTAgaaagccattttgtaggcattcaacaaatttcccctcttgggacccgatttccccaatctacctgcatattgaaatcccccatgattatcacaACATTCCCCTTTTGACATCCCTTTTTCTAtctcctggctactgttcagaggcctgtacataactcccatcaggacatttttatccttgcagtttcttaactctacacacaaggattctacctcttccgatcctatgtcacctctttctaaggatttgatttcactttttaaccAACAAAGCCCCCTTTGCCTActtgcctgtcttttcaatacagtgtgtatccttggatgttaagctctaaatctcctctgtagccCCTCTAaaacttccatatccttcctatactgaggtaATCAGAATTCCTACTGTTCTCTACCCAAAGTTCCAACATTACTCTGTGGCTCTTGAACGGAAACCCCTGATGAATGTAGCCCATCATTGCACCATCTCAACTTGAGCAGTATCTTCGAATGGATTTAtggacatgaaccccaagatccctctgttcctccacaccacAAGAAACTTGTACTCTGCTTTCAAATTTGTCCTCCCAAgtgaatcatagaacatagaatagtacagcacagtacaggcctttcggcccacaatgttgtgccgaccctcaaaccctgccttccatataagcccccatcttaaattcctccatatacccgtctagtagtctcttaaacttcactagtgtatctgcctccaccactgactcaggcagtgcattccacacaccaaccactctctaagtaaaaaaacttcctctaatatcccccttgaacttcccaccccttaccttaaagccatgtcctcttgtgccctggggaagaggcactggctatccactctatctattcctcctattatcttgtacacctctatcatgtctcctctcaccctccttctctccaaagagtaaaaccctagctcccttaatctctgatcataatgcatactttctaaaccaggcagcatcctggtaaatctcctctgtaccctttccaatgcttccacatccttcctatagtgaggtgaccagaactggacacagtactccaagtgtggcctaaccagagttttatacagctgcatcattacatcgcgactcttaaactctatccctcgacttatgaaagctaacacccataagctttcttaaccaccctatccacctgtgaggcaactttcagggatctgtggacatgtaccccgagatccctctgctcctccacactaccaagtatcctgccacttactttgtactctgccttggagtttgtccttccaaagtgtaccacctcacacttctccgggttgaactccatctgccacttctcagcccactcctgcatcctatcaatgtctctctgcaatctttgacaatcctctacactatctacaacaccaccaacctttgtgtcgtctgcaaacttgccaacccacccgcaaacttgccaacccacactttgccgggttgaactccatctgccacttctcagcccacctccATGTACTACCAATGTCCCAATATAATCTACAGCCTTctgcattatccacaacaccactaacctttgtgttaCCTTCAAAATTACTAGCCCTCCCTTCCATTTCCTGATAAGTCTAAACTCAGCTTTGAGGAAGAAGAATACCAGTGGCATGTTGCTGAAAAGAGAATCTCAGTGCTCGCTTGCCAGGAAGTTCTTGCAGAGGACCACTCCATTGCTACCTGGATCAACTGAAATTTCAGACTGACAGTGTGCTAAGTATGGGCACCAAATTCCTTACAGCCAGAGGAGGTAGTGGGAGATAAGCTCCCACTCTCTATAAATGCtccaatagcctctgacaaccaagtccagctcctggccttcacatatgacttagctactaagcccagcagaaccgtttctactgacagaaggggcaaaggcagcttactggtgccttaaaaccactTGGTTCAGGCAGATGGGGGTTATCAGCTGTGATTcacagctcatctagaaggaaaactctgatcatactgctagtgcctcACAGCCACATCCACTCATGAAGgcagcttcgggagtaaacccctgGGGAACAATctgaagctggagtccctaaggtatGAGTTGAACATAAACTGGAAACTCCAGTGACACTACTGGTGatgaactgtattggtctctgccgttcattttgattcatcagctgcatggagagaggtagcctactgcatgggcaacagcttgctctccatatcatactgccctggcacATAGAGACAGCTGgcacacaacatccacagtcAACTACAACCAATGGGCACTGAGGTATTGATCAGTTGTGATTTAATGAAAGGCAGATCAAAACAATGAAAACAACATAATTTAGGAAACAAAATTGCAGAAGATGAAATTAAAAAGCTGAGAAAATTATggggatactcagcaggtcaatcagcatctgcagagagagaaacagttcatgtttcaggttgatgactcTGATACCTGCTGAGTATCCCGGCTGTTTTGGGATAAGATGCTACATTTCTTTTTTCCAACTTTGAATCACAATGGGTTTTTGACatttggcacagtagcatagtggctaaTGCAAAtcttttacagtgccagcaacccgggttcaattctgttgctgtctgtaaggagcttgtctgttcggcataggtttcctccaggttagTACGTTGTGGACGTGCTATATGGTGGCGCCAGAAGGATGGTGATGCTTGTGGACTACCCCCAGTACATCATCGccctgtgttggtcgttgatgcaaatgatgcatttcactgtatgttttaacatATACATGACAAATGAAgcaaatctttatctttatttcATAAACATGGGGTTTTCCTAGGTTTCGTGGATGTCtggaagagtaagaatttcaggttgtatactgtaaacATTCTCAGATATTAAACAGAACCATTGAACTAATAGGAAAGGAAAGCAGGGATAACTGATAGCAGGGAGGGAGCAGCAGGTGAATGACCACAATCTCTGGCTTGCAAACCTTGATGGGATCTGCTTCTGTTGTGTGGCTGGGTATTCTAAAGAGTGGATTCTATTCACTTACCTAATTCCATGTCGCTGGAAAACATCCATTGAATTGAATGCATCCTTTTCAACCTGTAGGTAGAAGTCCATGAGATGCTGTGCTATCTGATCACAGCAATGCAGGCCTGGCTCCACAGGAACACGAGTGTAAACGATGCCATAATCTGAAAGCACTTGGGCAAATACATCACGGATACCTGCAGTCCAAGCAGTATAAAGGTGCCTCGTTAACTTGATCCAAAATTTAAGTTTGCTCTACCTCTAGAAACCCCTAACAGTTCAAAGGGTTagtttttttctttcattattgctgatttggtcttggttgcaCATTATACAGTGCAGGCAGGATAGCAGATACAGCAGTTGAATGCTgctcctgtaggatgtgggaattcatggaacctgtTGGTCTCCCAATGACTACACTATTCCAGCTCATGAAAAACCACACTGAGGAGCTGGAGCTGAAGTCGGATGAACTCAGGGTCGTCCaggaggcagagcaattgatagataCGACTTCTGAGTAGGTGGTCATACCCACAGTGCAGAATTCAGAGAGTAGATGGCTGAACAGCGAGAGAGGTAACAGGAGAAGGAAGTCAGTGCAGTgtccccctgtggccatccccctcagcaacaagtacacCCCTTTGGATACTACTGAGGGGAAagacctatctgggcaaggcagcagcagccagaccagtagcactgtggtcagctctgagcctcagaagggtagggtgaagtcagggAGAGCTATAGTTATGAAGAAGAAAAAAGCCTTTAattccgagtggagtcatcaggacgccgTCATGATGGCGCTTTTTTTAGcaagctttcttatttttacgaggctgagttgctcgctccatgctcaacccagcatggatg encodes:
- the ydjc gene encoding carbohydrate deacetylase → MPQPTVRLIVTGDDFGYCRRRNRGIMECFKAKAISNASLLVNGSAAKEAAAMATRNRLPLGLHANLSEGLPVCEQLRMGSSLVNKDGFFHGKMGIREVLKSGHINLSEVDKELRGQVDLFCELTGHLPLHMDGHQHVHVLPGIRDVFAQVLSDYGIVYTRVPVEPGLHCCDQIAQHLMDFYLQVEKDAFNSMDVFQRHGIRWPDIYIGLTTMGKDMSVSNLQTAIENGIATRKVKQHQWLEDFPADAQRQDDTILTMELMVHPGYSSYPNEGGCGEGPDEFSLSADRLHELEILKAPKLLKYYEQRNIQLCAFKDL